Proteins from one Deinococcus actinosclerus genomic window:
- the scpA gene encoding methylmalonyl-CoA mutase, whose translation MPDLSAWKAQASKDLKGADPARLNRETPEGITLQALYTADDVQDVDTASLPGLPPFTRGPRATMYAARPWTIRQYAGFSTAEESNAFYRRNLAAGQKGLSVAFDLATHRGYDSDHPRVVGDVGKAGVAIDSVEDMKILFDGIPLSEMSVSMTMNGAVLPILAGYIVAGLEQGATLDQLSGTIQNDILKEFMVRNTYIYPPAPSMRIIADIIEFTAQRMPRFNSISISGYHIQEAGANAALELAYTLADGLEYVKAALGKGLHIDEFAPRLSFFFGIGMNFYMEVAKLRAARLLWSELMAPFEPRNPMSRALRTHCQTSGWSLTEQDPYNNVIRTTVEAMAAVFGGTQSLHTNSFDEAIGLPTDFSARIARNTQLVIQEETGIPHVVDPWGGSFMMERLTHDLAEKARELMREVEGLGGMAKAIESGVPKLRIEESAARKQARIDRGEDVIVGVNKYRPTQDTPVDVLDIDNAAVREAQIARLNRVRETRDPQAVQAALAALEHAARSGEGNLLALAVTAMGARCTVGEVSDALERAWGRHAAEIRTLSGVYAAGYDGDEGFASLQGEIEAFAEAEGRRPRILVVKMGQDGHDRGAKVIATGFADLGFDVDVGPLFQTPDEAARQAIENDVHVVGVSSQAAGHKTLVPQLIAALRDQGAGDILVVVGGVIPQQDYPALREAGAAGIFGPGTPILSSAREVLNLLRERQPA comes from the coding sequence ATGCCCGACCTGAGTGCCTGGAAAGCCCAGGCCAGCAAGGACCTCAAAGGCGCCGACCCCGCGCGCCTGAACCGCGAGACGCCCGAGGGCATCACCCTCCAGGCGCTCTACACCGCAGACGACGTGCAGGACGTGGACACGGCCTCACTCCCGGGCCTGCCACCCTTCACGCGCGGCCCCAGGGCCACCATGTACGCCGCGCGCCCCTGGACGATCCGGCAGTACGCGGGCTTCAGTACCGCCGAGGAGTCGAACGCCTTCTACCGCCGCAATCTCGCCGCCGGGCAGAAGGGCCTGTCGGTCGCGTTCGACCTCGCCACGCACCGCGGGTACGACAGCGACCACCCACGCGTGGTGGGGGACGTGGGCAAGGCCGGGGTCGCCATCGACTCCGTCGAGGACATGAAGATCCTCTTCGACGGCATCCCGCTCAGCGAGATGTCGGTGTCCATGACCATGAACGGCGCGGTCCTGCCGATCCTGGCGGGGTACATCGTGGCGGGGCTGGAGCAGGGCGCCACGCTGGATCAGCTGTCCGGGACCATCCAGAACGACATCCTCAAAGAGTTCATGGTGCGCAACACGTACATCTACCCGCCCGCCCCCAGCATGCGGATCATCGCAGACATCATCGAGTTCACGGCGCAGCGGATGCCGCGCTTCAACTCCATCTCCATTTCCGGGTACCACATCCAGGAGGCCGGGGCGAACGCCGCGCTGGAACTCGCGTATACCCTCGCCGACGGGCTGGAGTACGTGAAGGCCGCGCTCGGGAAGGGCCTGCACATCGACGAGTTCGCGCCGCGCCTGAGTTTCTTCTTCGGGATCGGCATGAACTTCTACATGGAGGTCGCCAAGCTCCGCGCCGCCCGCCTGCTGTGGAGTGAGCTCATGGCGCCCTTCGAGCCGAGGAACCCCATGAGCCGCGCGCTGCGCACCCACTGCCAGACGAGCGGCTGGAGCCTCACCGAGCAGGACCCGTACAACAACGTCATCCGCACGACCGTCGAGGCCATGGCCGCCGTGTTCGGCGGGACGCAGAGCCTCCACACGAACTCCTTCGACGAGGCCATCGGTCTGCCCACCGATTTTTCAGCCCGCATCGCCCGCAACACCCAGCTGGTCATCCAGGAGGAGACGGGCATCCCGCACGTCGTGGACCCCTGGGGCGGCAGTTTCATGATGGAACGCCTCACCCACGACCTCGCCGAGAAGGCGCGGGAACTGATGCGCGAGGTCGAGGGGCTGGGCGGCATGGCGAAGGCCATCGAGAGCGGCGTGCCGAAACTGCGCATCGAGGAGTCCGCCGCGCGCAAACAGGCCCGCATCGACCGGGGCGAGGACGTCATCGTGGGCGTGAACAAGTACCGCCCCACCCAGGACACCCCGGTGGACGTGCTGGACATCGACAACGCTGCCGTGCGCGAGGCGCAGATCGCCCGCCTGAACCGCGTGCGCGAAACGCGCGATCCGCAGGCCGTGCAGGCCGCCCTCGCGGCCCTGGAACACGCCGCCCGCTCCGGCGAGGGGAACCTGCTGGCGCTGGCTGTGACCGCCATGGGGGCCCGCTGCACGGTCGGCGAGGTCAGCGACGCGCTGGAGCGCGCATGGGGTCGCCACGCCGCCGAGATCCGCACCCTCAGCGGCGTGTACGCCGCCGGATACGACGGCGACGAGGGCTTCGCGTCCCTCCAGGGTGAGATCGAGGCCTTCGCCGAGGCCGAGGGCCGCCGCCCCCGCATCCTGGTCGTGAAGATGGGACAGGACGGGCACGACCGCGGCGCGAAGGTCATCGCCACCGGCTTCGCCGACCTGGGCTTCGACGTGGATGTCGGCCCCCTCTTCCAGACGCCCGACGAGGCCGCGCGGCAGGCCATCGAGAACGACGTGCACGTCGTCGGCGTGAGCAGTCAGGCCGCCGGGCACAAGACCCTGGTGCCGCAACTCATCGCCGCGCTGCGTGACCAGGGCGCGGGCGACATCCTGGTCGTGGTGGGCGGCGTCATCCCGCAGCAGGACTACCCGGCGCTGCGCGAGGCCGGCGCGGCAGGCATCTTCGGCCCCGGCACGCCCATCCTCAGCAGCGCCCGCGAAGTGCTCAACCTCCTGCGGGAGCGTCAGCCCGCGTGA
- the meaB gene encoding methylmalonyl Co-A mutase-associated GTPase MeaB: protein MSPAPHPLTLPLLSGARRALAKAITLVESTRPEHEAQAQSLLSEVLPRAGRSVRIGLTGVPGVGKSTFIEALGVRLADAGHRVAVLAVDPSSARTGGSIMGDKTRMPRLTVHPNAFIRPSPSGGTLGGVARRTRESITLCEAAGFDVILVETVGVGQSETQVAAMTDLFVLLTLPNAGDELQGIKRGIMELADVCVVNKADTNPQAAVRAQTELRTALTLLTPHDAPWRPAALRASALTGEGLDGVWANVEAYRAAVDLRVKRQGQAAQWFDELLREAAWRAFQAGLDPARLHALRAEVTRGERTAVQGVTALLTPDL, encoded by the coding sequence TTGTCCCCCGCGCCCCATCCCCTGACCCTGCCGCTGCTGTCGGGTGCGCGGCGGGCACTGGCGAAGGCGATCACGCTGGTCGAGTCCACGCGGCCCGAGCATGAGGCGCAGGCGCAATCCCTCCTGTCGGAGGTGCTGCCGCGTGCGGGGCGGTCGGTGCGGATCGGCCTGACGGGCGTGCCGGGCGTGGGCAAGAGCACGTTCATTGAGGCGCTGGGCGTGCGGCTGGCCGACGCGGGGCACCGGGTGGCGGTGCTGGCCGTGGATCCCAGCAGCGCCCGCACGGGCGGGAGCATCATGGGCGACAAGACCCGCATGCCGCGCCTGACGGTGCATCCGAATGCGTTCATCCGTCCCAGCCCCAGCGGGGGCACGCTGGGCGGCGTGGCGCGGCGCACGCGCGAGTCCATCACGCTGTGCGAGGCGGCGGGCTTCGACGTGATCCTCGTGGAGACGGTGGGCGTGGGCCAGAGCGAGACGCAGGTGGCCGCCATGACGGACCTGTTCGTGCTGCTGACCCTCCCGAACGCCGGGGACGAGTTGCAGGGCATCAAGCGGGGGATCATGGAACTTGCGGACGTGTGCGTGGTGAACAAGGCGGACACGAACCCGCAGGCGGCGGTGCGCGCCCAGACGGAACTCCGCACGGCGCTGACGCTGCTCACCCCGCACGACGCGCCGTGGCGACCCGCAGCGCTGCGGGCGTCCGCGCTGACCGGTGAGGGACTGGACGGCGTGTGGGCGAACGTCGAGGCCTACCGCGCCGCGGTGGACCTGCGCGTGAAACGCCAGGGGCAGGCGGCGCAGTGGTTCGACGAACTGCTGCGCGAGGCGGCGTGGCGGGCGTTCCAGGCGGGCCTGGACCCGGCGCGGCTGCACGCCCTGCGCGCCGAGGTCACGCGCGGGGAGCGGACAGCGGTGCAGGGCGTCACGGCCCTGCTGACGCCAGATCTCTAG
- a CDS encoding DNA-3-methyladenine glycosylase, translated as MDLSHARALSAQTFAGDPVTLARDLLGAALVRVLPGGERLAARIVETEGYDCPRDPSCHVVARLPGAAASMAGPPGRVYYHVAYDQPLLNIVCRPQGVQAAVLIRAAEPLAGEERMRERRPVKRRLDLTNGPAKLVTALHLGPELRGQPVDGPDFYLVPGDPLPDGDVTTTARVGLRRGADLPWRFLITGNPWVSAGKPSA; from the coding sequence ATGGACCTCTCCCACGCCCGCGCCCTGAGCGCCCAGACCTTCGCGGGCGATCCCGTCACCCTGGCGCGCGACCTGCTGGGGGCCGCGCTGGTGCGCGTGCTGCCCGGCGGCGAACGGCTCGCGGCGCGGATCGTGGAGACCGAGGGCTACGACTGCCCGCGCGACCCCAGCTGCCACGTCGTCGCCCGGCTGCCCGGCGCGGCGGCGAGCATGGCGGGCCCGCCGGGCCGGGTGTACTACCACGTCGCGTACGACCAGCCCCTGCTGAACATCGTGTGCCGGCCCCAGGGCGTGCAGGCCGCCGTCCTGATCCGCGCCGCCGAACCCCTGGCGGGCGAGGAGCGCATGCGTGAGCGGCGGCCTGTGAAGCGCCGCCTGGACCTCACGAACGGCCCCGCCAAGCTCGTCACGGCCCTGCACCTGGGACCCGAGCTGCGCGGCCAGCCGGTGGACGGCCCGGACTTCTACCTCGTGCCCGGCGACCCCCTGCCGGACGGGGACGTGACCACCACCGCCCGCGTGGGCCTGCGCCGGGGCGCCGACCTGCCCTGGCGGTTCCTGATCACCGGCAACCCCTGGGTATCGGCGGGGAAACCCAGCGCCTAG
- a CDS encoding DNA-3-methyladenine glycosylase, with protein MTAPLPPAHFRGDPVPIARALLGGTLVRVLDGGERLTGRIVEVEAYDCPRDPACTAGRFHAARSAEMAIPPGTWLFWTAHGHPLLQVACRPEGVSASVLIRAIEPLDGVGQMLTFRPVTRERDLTNGPAKLVYALGLNPAQISGRPVNAPELHLLPPPAPLPDELVEVTARVGIREGRTLPWRFTVRGNPWVSPAAPSMDLARPASEE; from the coding sequence ATGACCGCCCCGCTCCCGCCGGCTCACTTCCGGGGTGACCCGGTACCCATCGCGCGGGCGCTGCTGGGCGGGACGCTGGTGCGCGTGCTGGACGGTGGGGAGCGCCTGACCGGGCGGATCGTGGAGGTCGAGGCCTACGACTGCCCCCGCGACCCCGCCTGCACCGCCGGGCGCTTCCACGCCGCCCGCAGCGCCGAGATGGCGATCCCGCCCGGCACGTGGCTGTTCTGGACGGCACACGGTCATCCGCTGCTGCAGGTCGCGTGCCGCCCCGAGGGGGTGTCGGCCAGCGTGCTCATCCGCGCCATCGAGCCGCTGGACGGCGTGGGCCAGATGCTGACCTTCCGGCCCGTCACCCGTGAACGGGACCTGACGAACGGCCCGGCGAAACTGGTGTACGCGCTGGGCCTGAACCCCGCGCAGATCAGCGGGCGGCCGGTGAACGCCCCGGAACTGCACCTCCTGCCGCCCCCCGCGCCCCTGCCCGACGAACTGGTCGAGGTCACCGCCCGTGTCGGCATCCGTGAGGGCCGCACCCTCCCGTGGCGCTTCACGGTTCGCGGCAACCCCTGGGTGTCGCCCGCCGCGCCCAGCATGGACCTCGCCCGCCCGGCCAGCGAGGAGTAG
- a CDS encoding ABC transporter ATP-binding protein, with amino-acid sequence MIHVEHLHKTFTTRTGRFLSAQRRTHEAVRDVSFHVPRGEIVGYLGPNGAGKSTTVKILTGLLVPDSGAVSVGGLTPWQDRRRHVARLGAVFGQRTTLWWDLPVIESLRLLRHVYRIPHARWQANLTTFTELLDLGPFLHTPARALSLGQRMRADLAAALLHDPELLFLDEPTVGLDVVAKDRIREFIAHMSREREVTVLLTTHDLGDVERLARRVLIIDHGQLLFDGDLARLQARYGSHRELHVEFSEPVGDARVPDLTLLSSDSGRATYAFTGPAADPIARVTAHAPVRDLTVREPDIEATIRRIYEGDLLRAGVGSGA; translated from the coding sequence ATGATTCACGTCGAGCACCTGCACAAGACCTTCACCACCCGCACCGGCCGCTTCCTGAGCGCACAGCGGCGCACGCACGAGGCCGTCCGGGACGTGTCCTTCCACGTCCCACGCGGCGAGATCGTCGGCTACCTCGGGCCGAACGGGGCGGGGAAGAGCACCACCGTCAAGATCCTCACCGGGCTGCTCGTGCCCGACAGCGGCGCCGTCAGCGTGGGCGGCCTGACGCCCTGGCAGGACCGCCGCCGCCACGTCGCGCGGCTGGGCGCGGTGTTCGGGCAGCGCACCACCCTGTGGTGGGACCTGCCGGTCATCGAGAGCCTGCGCCTGCTGCGGCACGTGTACCGCATCCCGCACGCGAGGTGGCAGGCGAACCTGACCACCTTCACCGAACTGCTCGACCTCGGGCCGTTCCTGCACACCCCCGCCCGCGCCCTCTCGCTGGGCCAGCGGATGCGGGCCGATCTCGCCGCCGCGCTGCTGCACGACCCGGAGCTGCTGTTCCTGGACGAACCCACCGTGGGTCTGGACGTCGTGGCGAAGGACCGCATCCGCGAGTTCATCGCCCACATGAGCCGCGAGCGCGAGGTCACGGTGCTCCTGACCACGCACGACCTCGGCGACGTCGAACGGCTCGCGCGGCGCGTGCTGATCATCGACCACGGGCAGCTGCTATTCGACGGCGACCTCGCCCGCCTCCAGGCGCGCTACGGCTCGCACCGTGAACTGCACGTGGAGTTCAGCGAACCCGTTGGGGACGCCCGGGTGCCCGACTTGACCCTCCTGAGCAGCGACTCGGGCCGTGCCACGTACGCCTTCACCGGCCCGGCCGCGGACCCCATCGCCCGCGTCACCGCGCACGCCCCCGTCCGCGACCTCACCGTGCGCGAACCGGACATCGAGGCCACCATCCGCCGCATCTACGAGGGCGACCTGCTGCGCGCCGGGGTAGGCTCAGGGGCATGA
- a CDS encoding ABC transporter permease has translation MADFRHHLTLYARLLGAQIRSQGAHRTSFMLDALGSLLITAAEFAALALVLPRFGGLGGWTLGEICLLYGLAELAFVLMDILFGGFDAPNLSTHVRTGSFSTFLLRPAPLTLQVFASDFALRRIPRVLLAAAIAGYGLTHAPLAAGPETAALLGAAVLGMICFFGGLFVIGGTLTFWTVDSVEAMNVLTYGGRTLISYPMDIYSAWLRRTFTYLIPAAFLSYLPALHLLGRPLPDGLPGWAALIGPLAGPLVLAGAFAFWRVGVRRYQGTGT, from the coding sequence GTGGCTGACTTCCGGCATCACCTGACCCTCTACGCGCGGCTGCTGGGCGCGCAGATCCGCTCGCAGGGCGCGCACCGCACCTCGTTCATGCTCGACGCGCTGGGCAGCCTGCTGATCACCGCCGCCGAGTTCGCCGCGCTCGCGCTGGTGCTCCCGCGCTTCGGCGGGCTGGGCGGCTGGACGCTGGGCGAGATCTGCCTGCTGTACGGCCTCGCGGAACTCGCGTTCGTCCTCATGGACATCCTGTTCGGGGGCTTCGACGCGCCCAACCTCTCCACGCACGTCCGCACCGGCTCGTTCAGTACCTTCCTGCTGCGCCCCGCCCCGCTGACGTTGCAGGTGTTCGCCTCCGACTTCGCGCTGCGCCGCATCCCGCGCGTGCTGCTCGCCGCCGCCATCGCCGGGTACGGCCTCACGCACGCGCCCCTGGCCGCCGGGCCCGAGACGGCCGCCCTCCTCGGCGCCGCCGTGCTCGGCATGATCTGCTTCTTCGGCGGGCTGTTCGTCATCGGCGGCACCCTCACCTTCTGGACGGTGGACAGCGTCGAGGCCATGAACGTCCTCACCTACGGCGGCCGCACCCTGATCAGCTACCCCATGGACATCTACTCCGCGTGGCTGCGCCGCACCTTCACGTACCTGATCCCCGCCGCGTTCCTGTCCTACCTGCCCGCCCTGCACCTGCTGGGCCGCCCCCTGCCCGACGGCCTGCCCGGTTGGGCCGCGCTGATCGGGCCGCTGGCCGGGCCACTCGTGCTGGCCGGGGCGTTCGCGTTCTGGCGCGTCGGCGTGCGGCGCTACCAGGGCACCGGGACATGA
- a CDS encoding ABC transporter permease, with the protein MTTTPAPPTGGPVSRLSRLALPWAVTRLGFQRQFAYPQAALWGLITNSFFGLLRVAVLLALFGTRPQVAGYTPQDAITYTGLTQAFIMAFSLFGWFDFMRVIHRGEVTADLLRPASLLGFWAAQDAGRALGQLALRGLPMLLIFQVIWGLNWPPGPLAWAQVTLSVLLAWACGFLFRFLVNCAAFWSPDAVGFGRFAWAVLGLGCGFLMPLAFFPEWFRALLAWTPFPGMLNTVVELWVGVTTGPAAWAALGTQLGWTLALLLACQVTLRAGLRRLEVAGG; encoded by the coding sequence ATGACCACCACGCCTGCCCCCCCCACGGGGGGCCCCGTTTCACGTCTGTCCCGGCTGGCGCTGCCCTGGGCCGTCACGCGGCTGGGCTTCCAGCGGCAGTTCGCGTACCCGCAGGCGGCCCTGTGGGGCCTGATCACCAACTCGTTTTTCGGCCTGCTGCGCGTCGCGGTGCTGCTGGCGCTGTTCGGCACCCGCCCGCAGGTGGCCGGGTACACCCCGCAGGACGCCATCACGTACACCGGCCTGACCCAGGCGTTCATCATGGCGTTCAGCCTCTTCGGCTGGTTCGACTTCATGCGCGTCATCCACCGGGGCGAGGTGACGGCAGACCTGCTGCGGCCCGCCAGCCTGCTGGGCTTCTGGGCCGCGCAGGACGCCGGGCGCGCCCTGGGCCAGCTGGCGCTGCGCGGCCTGCCCATGCTGCTGATCTTCCAGGTCATCTGGGGCCTGAACTGGCCGCCCGGGCCGCTCGCCTGGGCGCAGGTCACCCTGAGTGTCCTGCTCGCCTGGGCCTGCGGCTTCCTGTTCCGCTTCCTCGTGAACTGCGCGGCATTCTGGTCGCCGGACGCCGTGGGGTTCGGGCGCTTCGCGTGGGCGGTGCTGGGCCTGGGCTGCGGGTTCCTGATGCCCCTGGCCTTCTTCCCCGAGTGGTTCCGCGCGCTACTCGCCTGGACGCCCTTTCCCGGCATGCTGAACACCGTCGTGGAGCTGTGGGTGGGCGTCACCACCGGCCCGGCGGCGTGGGCGGCGCTGGGCACGCAGCTGGGCTGGACACTGGCGCTGCTGCTGGCCTGTCAGGTCACGCTGCGCGCGGGTCTGCGGCGGCTGGAGGTCGCCGGTGGCTGA
- a CDS encoding DUF937 domain-containing protein, whose protein sequence is MMDIFNMLGGMGQAEQRIGQQAGTTPGQTQAAMQAALPLLLGALTRNAAQPGGLDTLSGALDRHDGSALDAFAQGQVPDTQDGQKILGHVFGSQQAQVAQAVSKRAGIDPQLAMQILSMLAPLVLAYLGRQRQGGGMSTNSGQTGGQGGPDLGSILGGLVGGGGLGSVLGGILGGGQQRAPAQQPQSGSVLGGGSVLPGYPDAGAAQTGTTGGSGDLFGTLNRALDGDGDGNALNDLIGMFSGRR, encoded by the coding sequence ATGATGGACATCTTCAACATGCTGGGCGGAATGGGGCAGGCAGAGCAGCGGATCGGGCAGCAGGCGGGCACGACGCCCGGGCAGACGCAGGCGGCCATGCAGGCGGCGTTGCCGCTGCTGCTGGGCGCCCTGACCCGCAACGCCGCGCAGCCCGGCGGGCTGGACACCCTGAGCGGCGCGCTGGACCGCCACGACGGCTCGGCCCTGGACGCCTTCGCGCAGGGGCAGGTGCCCGACACGCAGGACGGTCAGAAGATCCTGGGGCACGTGTTCGGCAGCCAGCAGGCCCAGGTGGCGCAGGCCGTCAGCAAGCGGGCCGGGATCGACCCGCAGCTCGCCATGCAGATTCTGAGCATGCTGGCCCCGCTGGTCCTGGCGTACCTGGGCCGCCAGCGGCAGGGGGGCGGGATGAGCACGAACAGCGGTCAGACCGGCGGCCAGGGCGGCCCGGATCTGGGCAGCATCCTGGGCGGTCTGGTGGGGGGCGGCGGTCTGGGCAGCGTGCTCGGCGGCATCCTGGGCGGCGGGCAGCAGCGCGCGCCGGCGCAGCAGCCGCAGTCGGGCAGTGTGCTGGGGGGCGGCAGTGTGCTGCCCGGCTACCCGGACGCGGGGGCCGCGCAGACGGGCACGACGGGCGGCAGCGGTGACCTGTTCGGCACGCTGAACCGCGCCCTCGACGGCGACGGGGACGGCAACGCCCTGAATGACCTGATCGGCATGTTCAGCGGGCGCCGCTGA
- a CDS encoding MIP/aquaporin family protein, with the protein MSPQKLTAELIGTFALVFAGLLAISNNATLLGVAFAHGLAIAVMAMALGTVSGGQFNPAVSVALSLSGHQDWRTTLSFVPAQLIGAALGALAALGVAGPARMQAIGYGTPALNGITLGGGLLAEVITTAFLVLVVVKVAIHQRHVLGGLIVGLTIVMDILATGPLTGAAMNPARAFGPALIGGHWADQWVYWAGPLLGAAIGAGVAAFTEGVTPRRVPEQLN; encoded by the coding sequence ATGTCACCACAGAAACTCACCGCCGAGCTCATCGGGACCTTCGCGCTGGTCTTCGCAGGCCTGCTCGCCATCAGCAACAACGCCACCCTGCTGGGCGTCGCCTTCGCGCACGGTCTGGCCATCGCCGTGATGGCCATGGCCCTGGGCACCGTCAGCGGCGGGCAGTTCAACCCGGCTGTCAGCGTCGCCCTGAGCCTCAGCGGCCACCAGGACTGGCGCACCACCCTGAGCTTCGTTCCCGCCCAGCTGATCGGTGCGGCCCTGGGCGCCCTGGCCGCGCTGGGCGTCGCCGGACCCGCCCGCATGCAGGCCATCGGCTACGGCACGCCCGCCCTGAATGGGATCACGCTCGGTGGCGGCCTGCTCGCCGAGGTGATCACCACCGCCTTTCTGGTCCTGGTGGTCGTGAAGGTCGCCATTCACCAGCGGCACGTGCTGGGCGGCCTGATCGTGGGCCTGACCATCGTCATGGACATCCTCGCCACCGGGCCCCTGACCGGCGCGGCCATGAACCCCGCCCGCGCCTTCGGCCCCGCCCTGATCGGCGGACACTGGGCGGACCAGTGGGTGTACTGGGCCGGCCCGCTGCTTGGCGCGGCCATCGGTGCCGGCGTGGCAGCCTTCACCGAGGGCGTCACGCCCCGCCGCGTGCCGGAACAGCTGAACTGA